The genomic window CCGCAGTCGGCGATTTCGTCCGACATCTCGATACCGCGATTGATCGGCCCCGGATGCATGATCGTGTAGTTCTTGTTCAATCGTTTCAGCCGCTCGCGCGTAATTCCGAACAGCGAGGTGTACTCGCGCAGCGACGGCAACAACCCCGCCTGCTGGCGCTCAAGCTGAATCCGCATCACGTTGACAACGTCCGCGCCGTCCAGCGCCTTGTCGACGTCGGTGTAAACCTCAACGCCCAACTTCTCCAGACCGACCGGCAGCAACGTCGGCGGACCACATACCGCCACCGAGGCGCCCAGTTTCGTCAGTCCCCAGATATTCGAGCGAATCACCCGCGAGTGCTTGGCATCCCCCATCAGCACCACCCGCAGCCCCTTGATCCGCTGGTATTTCATCCACATCGTGTACATGTCGAGCAAACCCTGCGTGGGGTGCTCGTGTTGCCCGTCGCCCGCGTTGATCACCGATGACGAGCAAAACCGCGTCAGGAAATAAGGCGCCCCCGACGACCCGTGCCGGATCACCACCATGTCGATCTTCATCGCTTCCAGGTTGCGCACCGTGTCTTTCAGCGTCTCCCCCTTCTTGACCGACGAAGTCGCCGCCGTGAATGTCACCGTATCCGCCGACAACCGTTTCTCCGCCAGCTCAAATGACACCCGCGTCCGCGTCGACGGCTCAAAAAACAAATTCGCCACCGTCAAACCGCGCAACGGCGCCACCTTCTTGATCGGCCGGTCCAGCACCTCGCGGAACACTTTCGAAGTTTCCAGGATGTTCATCAGCTCGTCGGCGTTCAGGTCTTCCAACCCCAGCAAATGA from Candidatus Zixiibacteriota bacterium includes these protein-coding regions:
- a CDS encoding aspartate carbamoyltransferase catalytic subunit, which encodes MTFKRRHLLGLEDLNADELMNILETSKVFREVLDRPIKKVAPLRGLTVANLFFEPSTRTRVSFELAEKRLSADTVTFTAATSSVKKGETLKDTVRNLEAMKIDMVVIRHGSSGAPYFLTRFCSSSVINAGDGQHEHPTQGLLDMYTMWMKYQRIKGLRVVLMGDAKHSRVIRSNIWGLTKLGASVAVCGPPTLLPVGLEKLGVEVYTDVDKALDGADVVNVMRIQLERQQAGLLPSLREYTSLFGITRERLKRLNKNYTIMHPGPINRGIEMSDEIADCGESVILEQVTNGVAVRMAVLYLLAGGEGRKSDED